From Amycolatopsis sp. cg9, one genomic window encodes:
- a CDS encoding ImmA/IrrE family metallo-endopeptidase: MSTTEHGDQEFIRRCETIISALPIRHPFELRAFLDAVGQQRGMSVVLGRMPLRRGGASGLLARSREECWLTVVAKAVPAHAAHIAFHEIGHWILGHPGDYVCGRRTCPDDRWEVEAEQFACLLREHVKAGAARYRDRLPGRTALRAAFGSRRHLCADA; encoded by the coding sequence ATGAGCACTACCGAGCACGGGGATCAGGAGTTTATTCGGCGCTGCGAAACCATCATCAGCGCCTTGCCGATCCGTCATCCGTTCGAATTGCGGGCGTTCCTGGACGCGGTGGGACAGCAACGGGGCATGTCCGTGGTCCTGGGCCGGATGCCGCTGCGGCGCGGCGGGGCCAGCGGGCTGCTGGCACGCTCGCGTGAGGAGTGCTGGCTGACGGTCGTGGCGAAAGCAGTCCCGGCGCATGCCGCGCACATCGCCTTCCACGAGATCGGGCACTGGATCCTCGGCCACCCTGGCGACTACGTGTGCGGCCGCCGCACGTGTCCGGACGACCGGTGGGAGGTCGAAGCGGAGCAGTTCGCGTGCTTGCTGCGGGAACACGTGAAGGCCGGGGCTGCACGCTATCGCGATCGGCTGCCGGGCCGGACGGCTCTGCGGGCGGCGTTCGGGTCGCGACGGCACTTGTGCGCCGATGCCTGA